The following is a genomic window from Micromonospora cathayae.
AAACCGCCGCGCAGTCGCCGGCCCTCGAACCGCCGCGCAGTCGCCGGCCCTGACCCCGCGAGCGGGCGGATCGCGGGGCCGTCCCGGCGAACCGCGAGGTCACCGGGCCGCGAGCAGCCCACCGAGCACTGTGGACGGCCCCCACCGGCCGTGGCCTCGGTGGACCTCCGCGCCACCTTCCGGAAGAGAAAATCTCACAATCTCCCGTTCGGGGCAGCGCGTGACCGTCCGATCACGGCATGCTGTCCTGATGCCGCGATCTCCCCAGGTTCCGCCCGGTCTGGCGTCCCGGCCCTTCCGGGGCAGCACAGCCGTGGCCGACGGGCTCCTCACCTGGACGATGTTGCGCGGACGGGCCTGGCAGCGACTGCTGCCCGACGTCTACGTCCACCGGGTGGGCCACCAGCCGGACGACCATCGCCTGTGGTGCGAGGCGGTGGCGCTGGTGCTCCCGACCGGTGCGGCGATCGCCGGGCTGAGCGCGGCGTACCTGTGGGGTGCGGGAACCCTCCCGCCGGGTGCGCCGGTCACCGTCGTACTGCCCCGCGCGGCCCGGATGCGCCCGCACGCCCGGGTGGCGGTCACCCGTTCCGTACTGTCCGACGACGACATCGACGTCCAGGCGGGGCTGCCGGTCACCACCGCCCTGCGCACCGCGTTCGACCTGGCCCGCCGACCACCGCGCACCGAGGCGGTGGTCGCCGTGGACGCCATGCTGCACCACCGGGTCGTCGACCTGCCCGCCCTGCGCGAGTACGCCGCCCAGCGGTCCGGCTGGCCCGGCCTGCCCCTGCTGCGCGAGGTGCTGTCCCTGGTCGATCCGCTCGCCGAGTCACCGATGGAGACCCGGCTGCGGCTGCTGCTGCTCGACGCCGGGCTGCCGCCGCCGGCCGCCCAGTACGACGTGCACGACGGTGCCGGCCGGTTCGTCACCCGGGTGGATCTGGCCTATCCCACCCGGCGGGTCGCCATCGAGTACGAGCCCGCCCCGACCCGTGAGCCGGCGCAGGCCCGCCGGGAGGCGTCCCGGTTCCACTCGTTGCGTACGGCGGGCTGGCGGGTGGTCCGGTGCACGGCGGACGACGTGCTCCGTCATCCGGGCCGGACCGCCCGCATGGTGGCCGGTGCGCTCCGGCTGCGCCCGACCGGCCAACCCACCGGCCGCCCCGGTGCCCTGCCCTGACCCGGCCACCACCCACCGGCCGGCCGGTTGGTCCGCCCCGACCCGGGCGGTCCGGGTCAGAGGAGGGCACGCAGCGCGGCGATGTCCTCGTCGTCCGGTTGCCAGGTGCCTGCGGCGACGTTGGCGCGTACCTGCTCGGGGGTGGTGGCCCCGGCGATCACCGAGGTCACCGCCGGCTGGGCGGCCAGCCCGCCGATGGCCACCTGGAGCAGGCTGATCCCGCGCTGTTCCGCGTATGCCTCGAGGGCCTCGATGGTGTCCCAGTCGGCGGCGGCGAGCCGGGCCGCGTACCGCCCGCCCCCGGCGAGCCGGCTGCCGGCCGGCGGCTGCTCACCGCGCCGGTACTTGCCGGTGAGCAGCCCGTTGGCGAGCGGGAAGAACGGCAGCAGGCCGAGGCCGAACCGTTCGCAGGCCGGCACCACCTCGGTCTCGGCCGAGCGTTCCAGCAGGCTGTAGTGGTTCTGTGCGCTGACGAACCGGGCCGTGCCGGCCGACCGGGCGACCCAGTCCGCGTCGGCGATCTGCCAGCCGGCGAAGTTGGAGTTGCCCAGGTAGCGGACCTTGCCGGCGCGGACCAGGTCGTCCAGGGCGGCCAGGGTCTCCTCGATCGGCGTACCCGGGTCGGGCTCGTGCAGCTGGTACAGGTCGATGTGGTCGGTGCCGAGCCGGCGCAGGGACGCCTCGACCGCGCGGGCGACGTACCGGCGGGCCCCCCGGGCGCCGTGGTCCGGGCCGTTCATGCCGTGCATGTCCATGCCGAACTTGGTCGCCACCACCACGTCGTCCCGCCGCCCGCGCAGGGCCGCGCCGAGCAGTTCCTCGGAGCCGCCCTGGGGTTCGCCGTAGATGTCGGCGGTGTCGAAGAAGTTGACGCCGGCGTCGAGGGCCGCGTCCACCACCGCCCGGGTCCCGTCGAGGTCCAGCTTGCGGCCGAAGTTGTTGCAGCCGATGCCGACCACGGACACCACGAGCCCGGAGTCGCCCAGCCGGCGATAGGTCATCTCAGTCACGAGCAGACTCTATGCCGCGCGGCCGTCCGTCACCCCCACACCGGCTCCGGGGTCTCGCCGACCTCGCCGTCCCCGGCGAACAGCACGAACCGGTCGAAGGTGCGGGTGAACCACCGGTCGTGGGTGACCGCGACCACCGTGCCCTCGAACGCCTTCAGCCCCTCCTCCAGGGCCTCGGCGCTGGCCAGGTCGAGGTTGTCGGTGGGTTCGTCGAGCAGCAGCAGGGTCGCGCCGGACAGCTCCAGCAGCAGCACCAGGAACCGCGCCTGCTGGCCGCCGGAGAGGGTGCCGAAGCGTTGGTCGCCCTGCCCGGCCAGCTCGTACCGGCCGAGCGCGGCCATCGCGGCGTGCCGCTCCATCCCGGCCCGGTGCTCGTCACCCCGCCAGAGGATCTCCACCAGGGTCTTCGCCATCAGCTCCGGACGGTCGTGGGTCTGCGAGAAGTGCCCGGGTCGGACCCGGGCCCCGAGCCGTACCACCCCGTCGTGGGTGACCGGGGCGAGCCGCTCGGCCCCGTCGACCGGCCCGTTCGCCGGGTCCGGGTCGGTGCCGCCGCGGGCCAGCAGCCGCAGGAAGTGCGACTTGCCGGTGCCGTTCGCGCCGAGCACCGCGACCCGGTCGCCGTACCAGATCTCCAGGTCGAACGGGTAGGTCAGGCCGTCGATTTCGAGCTGTTCGCAGATCACCGCGCGTTTGCCGGTCCGTCCGCCGG
Proteins encoded in this region:
- a CDS encoding aldo/keto reductase; the protein is MTYRRLGDSGLVVSVVGIGCNNFGRKLDLDGTRAVVDAALDAGVNFFDTADIYGEPQGGSEELLGAALRGRRDDVVVATKFGMDMHGMNGPDHGARGARRYVARAVEASLRRLGTDHIDLYQLHEPDPGTPIEETLAALDDLVRAGKVRYLGNSNFAGWQIADADWVARSAGTARFVSAQNHYSLLERSAETEVVPACERFGLGLLPFFPLANGLLTGKYRRGEQPPAGSRLAGGGRYAARLAAADWDTIEALEAYAEQRGISLLQVAIGGLAAQPAVTSVIAGATTPEQVRANVAAGTWQPDDEDIAALRALL